A window of the Callospermophilus lateralis isolate mCalLat2 chromosome 7, mCalLat2.hap1, whole genome shotgun sequence genome harbors these coding sequences:
- the LOC143404157 gene encoding tripartite motif-containing protein 43-like, with product MDSEIPQVFQKELTCSVCLKYLIYPVTIGCGHSFCWPCFFIPWGQAQILACCPVCREPSQQGDVKNNILLKNLTSIARQAHLRQFLNSEKNICVTHQQTKKIFCEENKNLLCLLCCNPQELRAHNHPSVERAVEEYQEKLLKQIRSLREKIQVNQRNINEENKIISPWIYYVYLREELIRAEYRKLHPVLHEEENRHLDILRKENKRFLEELKKSEANMVQKKKDLREIYMELVKMSHKPYVELFQDLGDLLTRCTFMKKVFQETFSAELLFSSLKTVMSFLSPEDSCPLPTFKSESVQLHLPQPIKPALPAQTITGLIDRLKCFQVDISFENTVSSDNLKLFDDVRSLRFGHVLPDSSLNSDGINCFAAWGTESFNSGKLYWELDMKDPLDWAVGVCKDSWIARNGTVIESEDVFLLLFVKEDDDHSLLTTSPMLSHYIEKPQGRVGVFLDFESENVSFVNVAKSSLIWRYPSGSLNFPVRPFVHTGHK from the exons ATGGATTCAGAAATACCACAAGTGTTCCAGAAAGAACTCACTTGCTCTGTCTGCCTGAAGTACCTTATATACCCAGTCACCATAGGCTGTGGGCACAGCTTTTGTTGGCCCTGTTTCTTCATTCCCTGGGGACAAGCCCAAATTCTTGCCTGTTGCCCTGTGTGTAGGGAGCCGTCACAGCAGGGAGATgtcaaaaacaatattcttctgaAGAATCTTACATCTATTGCAAGGCAGGCTCATCTCAGGCAATTCCTGAACTCTgagaaaaatatatgtgtgacccACCAGCAGACAAAGAAGATTTTCTGTGAGGAGAACAAGAACCTGCTCTGTTTGCTCTGCTGCAACCCTCAGGAGCTCAGAGCTCACAACCACCCTTCAGTGGAAAGGGCTGTGGAGGAATACCAG GAGAAGCTCCTAAAGCAAATAAGATCATTACGGGAAAAGATCCAAGTAAatcaaagaaatataaatgaagaGAACAAAATAATCAGTCCATGGATT TACTATGTGTATCTCAGGGAAGAACTGATCAGGGCTGAGTACAGGAAACTACATCCAGTTCTTCATGAGGAGGAAAATCGACATCTAGACATTcttagaaaggaaaacaaaagattTTTAGAGGAACTCAAAAAAAGTGAAGCCAATATGGTTCAAAAGAAGAAAGACTTAAGAGAAATATATATGGAGCTGGTGAAAATGTCCCATAAACCATATGTGGAGCTGTTCCAG GACTTGGGAGACCTATTGACCAG ATGTACATTCATGAAGAAAGTGTTTCAAGAAACATTTTCAGCAGAATTGTTGTTTAGTTCCTTAAAAACTGTGATGTCATTTTTGTCACCAGAAGATTCATGTCCTCTTCCTACTTTCAAGAGTGAATCAGTGCAGCTGCACTTGCCTCAGCCTATAAAGCCAGCACTTCCTGCCCAGACCATTACTGGACTGATAGACAGGCTCAAGTGTTTCCAAG TGGATATATCCTTTGAAAATACAGTGTCCAGTGATAACCTCAAGCTATTTGATGATGTGAGAAGTTTGAGATTTGGGCACGTCCTTCCAGACTCATCTTTGAATTCTGATGGAATTAACTGTTTTGCTGCATGGGGAACAGAGAGTTTCAACTCTGGGAAATTGTACTGGGAATTAGATATGAAGGACCCTTTAGACTGGGCTGTAGGAGTCTGTAAGGATTCCTGGATAGCAAGGAATGGCACAGTGATTGAATCCGAAGACGTGTTTCTTCTCCTTTTTGTGAAAGAAGATGATGACCATAGTCTCTTGACAACCTCCCCAATGCTTTCTCACTACATAGAGAAGCCTCAGGGCCGGGTTGGTGTGTTTCTTGATTTTGAGAGTGAAAATGTGAGTTTTGTGAATGTTGCCAAGAGTTCTCTTATATGGCGGTACCCTTCTGGCTCTTTGAATTTCCCAGTCAGGCCTTTTGTTCACACTGGCCACAAGTGA